In one Vicugna pacos chromosome 22, VicPac4, whole genome shotgun sequence genomic region, the following are encoded:
- the LYL1 gene encoding protein lyl-1: MCPPQAQAEVGPTMTEKAKMVCASSQVPAPPPKPASPGSPKVEEMGHGDSSPPRLPPGVPVISLGHTRPPGAAVATTELSTLRPPLLQLSALGTAPPPLTLHYHPHPFLNSLYIGPAGPFSIFPSSRLKRRPSHCELELAEGHQPQKVARRVFTNSRERWRQQNVNGAFAELRKLLPTHPPDRKLSKNEVLRLAMKYIGFLVRLLRDQAAALAAGSAPPGPRKRPAHRGLDDGARRGPCRRAEAVVRPQPAPPAGPDSSPGGAARPIKTEQAAVSPEVR, encoded by the exons ATGTGCCCGCCCCAGGCCCAGGCAGAGGTGGGCCCCACCATGACGGAAAAGGCCAAGATGGTGTGTGCCTCCAGCCAAGTGCCTGCCCCGCCTCCAAAGCCTGCCTCACCTGGATCCCCAAAGGTGGAGGAGATGGGCCACGGAGATTCCTCACCACCCAGGCTGCCCCCTGGTGTGCCAGTCATCAGCCTGGGCCACACCAGGCCCCCAGGGGCAGCTGTGGCCACCACGGAACTAAGCACCCTGCGGCCCCCGCTGCTGCAACTCTCCGCCCTGGGAACCGCCCCACCCCCCCTGACCCTGCATTACCACCCTCACCCCTTCCTCAACAG CCTCTACATTGGGCCGGCAGGACCTTTCAGCATCTTCCCTAGCAGCCGGCTGAAGCGGAGACCAAGCCACTGTGAGCTGGAGCTGGCTGAGG GGCACCAGCCCCAGAAAGTGGCCCGGCGCGTGTTCACCAACAGCCGCGAGCGCTGGCGGCAGCAGAATGTGAATGGCGCCTTCGCCGAGCTCAGGAAGCTGCTACCAACGCATCCGCCCGACCGGAAGCTGAGCAAGAACGAGGTGCTCCGCCTTGCCATGAAATACATTGGCTTCCTGGTGCGGCTGCTGCGAGACCAGGCGGCCGCTCTGGCCGCAGGCTCCGCCCCTCCAGGGCCACGCAAAAGGCCCGCGCACCGAGGCTTGGACGACGGCGCCCGCCGCGGGCCTTGTCGCAGGGCCGAGGCGGTGGTGCGCCCGCAGCCCGCGCCCCCGGCCGGCCCCGATAGCAGCCCCGGTGGGGCAGCCCGGCCCATCAAGACGGAACAAGCGGCCGTGAGCCCAGAGGTGCGGTGA